In the Fundulus heteroclitus isolate FHET01 chromosome 23, MU-UCD_Fhet_4.1, whole genome shotgun sequence genome, tttggccttttgttagaaacagggcagtgtagtgcaactgctctgtcctcccagcagagacgGATGGCTGTCTCTCTCAGGAGAGTGCTGTGTGTgaaggggtggagtgatattacacacttggtaAGAATATTTATACACCATATAATaaggtgcgccttatggtccgagaAATAcggtatttttatttgtctttggtGAAGATTTTGTTGGCCTGTATTCTTGTAcgtgtattttaaaaagggagACAGCTAAACATGCGTCTGGTAAACATTTACTATATTATATGTAGATTTACATGAGAAACAAATAGAATGAAGATATTACAATTTGtgttttagaatttaaaaaatcctGCGTAATCCAAATGACAGATATGAGACTGAAGTGGAAAGAAACCAAAAAATCTGGCCTCAGTTCAGTCATGCGTGAAACTGCCAAGGAAGCAGAATCAGTTTTTTACTTGTAATaaaggactttaaaataataattattagcATCTATTATTTAtgagtttgtctgtttttaaatctgatttgtttGGAAATTAAACTCATCTGTATATCTCAAAgtgtttaaaacagaagaaagtaaaattaatttGGTCAACTGCAGAAAAACGTCACATTAACACAGACAAGCACAGCGTTGATCAGTCAGAAGTGAGTCTAAATGGAAAACAAGTTTCACTAAAACATGAATGCATTCAGGCGCTTTAAAAAGGAAACCTATGCTGGCTTTGTTCTTCTAGAGATGAATAACAAACGTTGTTTTTCATCGCTTTACTTGATGTGTTTCTATGCTTTATTCCACTTCTACTTTTGAGAAatgaaaaacttttaaaagcgCCTCATTTAAGAAGTAATGAGATGTTTCCCCcaccatgtttgtttttaaacttcaagtttagacagaaacgAGCAAAGAATAGAGCCAAAGTCAGCTAACctacagcacacacacacacactgctgcaGACTGAGGACTCACAGCGTCGTACGAAGGATAAACTATTATAAAATGCTGTCTGggaatttaacaaaaatatatcatttaaaaaatgttttattaaaagattaTTGAGGTCATTTCGGTGATCCACGGCAGCCTTCAAACCAAGTTTGCAGGTTTCGGGATGCTCACAGAGAGACGATACACTTCATAGCAACAGTCATCCTAATAAAGGTACAGCTAATCCTAGATTGTATCGTTCTTGTATTGaagcatttactttttttttagtgttcaATTGAGAATATGACGCCTTTCCTGCTGGGAGTTATCCTGCAAAGACAAGCGGGTCATAAGACAATCTCCACGGCTTCCAGCGGGTTTTTCTGCTCTCTGACCGCATGAAGACGCAGTATTTGCGTTGTTCACTGCAAACATCGGGGGGTTTGAAACGGATCGTTCAGCCACGGGACTGTTTACCGTTTGTCTCTGCAGGAAATTCAGCAGGTGAAAACGCCCGAAGAGCTGGAGAACTTCATGCTGAAGCACGGCGAGAACATCATCGACACCTTAGGGGCCGAGGTGGACCGCTTGGAGAAGGAACTCAAGGTAGTGGAGGGATGAAGCGTCGAAGAACTGGAAGCACGTCTTTCTCCATTTTATGAGgcgatttttatttgtaactgTATTCATTTCCTTTGCAGCAACGCAACCCGGAGGTTCGCCACGTAGACTTGGAGATACTATAGTGACTGCTGAGGAAAACGTCCTGCCTCACAAAGAACATTTAGAGGAAGGAAAAGAGAAAGCAAAACCCACCTCCACAGTCCCCCACCCGGCAACTCCGACCATCCCCCCCCTCCTCAAGTGAACCCGAAGTCTTACTCCAGATCAGTCCCGAAGCGTAAACCCGCCGTGTGCGTTCGAACAGTAAATGTTGGAGACGCTCCGTTTCGTCAGCAGAACACCAGACTGTCAAACATCCTGTTGAATTTAAACAGAAacccttccaaccaatcactgCTCGCGTTGGCTTACATTCCTCCGTGTTTGTGTCTGGATTCTAAGAAGATCGAAATTCCGACCAGGACCAGTGTTCGATTACCTAAACATGTACGTTCATGTTGCGTGTGAACCACAGCCGTAGCGTTTCCTTCACCAGAGCGAAGGAAACTCGAGCTCTGTATATTTAAACGAACCGTATTTAAAGGCTAGTCAAtattagcttctttttttttcttcttcttttaacgTGAAACATTTGTGAAGATGTGTCAATGGGTGCAGGTCCTGTGATGGGGAGAAGGTTTTATGCTTGGAGAAAAATATGCAAGTGAAATGGGTGTGAAGGTTTTCGTTTGATTTCTTGAATGAACCGAAaggagcaacaacaaaaaaaaaaaaacggcagtaatGATGTCTTTCTGATATTTTATGAGAATAAAACACAGTTTGGTAGAGATTAAACTATTTAAGGCGATATGATCCCCATAAATTATTCTATAGGTTTGTTTTTCATGCGTTTGTTTGCTGCAAGCTGAACCGATCAGCAGGGAGGTGGCCGTTGCTCCAAAGACGAAGCCCTGAGTGGGGATAGAAGTGTTTCATCCCTTTCtcaacaaaaagcacaaaacaaTTTCATAAAATCCCCAGATTTCATTGAATGCAACACTCCCAACAGGTTTGCTGATAATTATTAAGCAAATTAAATCCCACGTTAGTATTTCTGCTGATCACTCACTGAAAACATTCAGCATATAtcgtggtttttttttttgtttctcttaaaTTCTCTGCCggcacacagcagcagctcaaACACCTGCTTGAGGAGGCGGGCCGAAGTCTTTAGGCTCTTGTTCATGGATGAtgggtttatatatatatttgaaggCCTCGATAGTTGGATATTTTACTGATGTCGCCACTGCTGAAGGACTTGgaataaattcataataatttatTGAACCATTGTGGAgccctttctgttgtgatcagtGACATTTCTCATGCAAGGTTGTGTTATTACCCGTCAACGGTCACATATGGGGCCCATGCTGGCTGGGAATATCCACATATTACATCAATGTGTCATGTAAACTGCCAacctagattttatttagcagaaCTACGGGTACACAGTGGGACCCATATGTGATCTCGATGGGCTGAATATCCTTAtggggatttatttttatttatttttttgataggGATTGTATGTAATAAACCCAATTGGGACCCCAGGTCCACTTGTGCTTAATGAGTCCCACATGCTTATGTTGACTGGGTCTAAGTCATTGTTGGCTTTtcaatatttgtttgtttttgggatttGAATCTGGAAACAAGATCCTTAAAGCTTGTTTGCGGTGTGGCAAATTGCATAGGGGCTCAATTTTAAACCTGTTATATTAATTTGATGCAGAACAACTTGGGGTACAATAAGACCCATATGGTCCCTAGATGTTTTTTGCTATTTGAAGTGATTATCTTTTGGACACAACACTCCACTAGGTTTGCAGGAATAAGTTGTCATAGGTAAACTTAAGTGGGACCCATAAAATAACTCATATGTTTCCATACTCAgttctcacactgcaaaaacggatctaaaaataagtaaaatcttcttaaaatgtgtgtgtttgtcctagatttgagcaggtaaatcagatcATCTGCCActgtaatgagtattttgacccctaaattaagataattagatattctgcacttggaataagatgatggagatgagttgctcctattttaagtgcaaaaatcttattctattggcagatcatctggccaaatcaaggacagatgcaTACATTTTAGGagtattttacttatttttagttccgtttttgcagtgcactgagAGCAAAATGAAATAGGCACATTTAGCTTTATAAAGATGGTCatctacttaaataatttgtATTTCAGGGCTTTAAACCAAGAAATGCTGCAGCCATGTGTTGTATTTTGTCTTCACAGTGGCCTTGTATTATTTGACTAAATATGATGCGAGACAACTCTGGATACTAACTGAAACCCATATAGATCCTAGATGTGCCATACAGTTTGatcagataattttttttagattatacCTTTTACAGGTAAGAGAATCTGATTTTGCTTATATAGGTTGAGTTTAGTAAACCCATCGTCAACCCACACCCACGGAGGCCGAGGAAAGTCCCAGTGTAAGGGCTATAAACGGGTAAGGCCTTgtcaatttttaaatatttgtgtctgtctgggctttgaaaaaaaaaacacttatctAGTTTTGCATGCCATGTGATAGTCTCAACAGGTTACATCAAAGCCACATCTTAACTGCCTATATAGGCTGGGTGCGCACCAGAGGGGGACTCACATGGGACCTATAGATGATTTGTGCACTCAGTCAAGACTTGTTTAGATGACTCGTTTGGTTTTCTCAATATAGGCTGTATTGCACTTCTTATAGGGAACCCATGTGGGTCCCCTATAAGAAGCTCAGGCTCATTTGGTCCTTAAAGTATCAGAGAAAAATCAATATGTGGCCCTCCATGTTGAGGACGTATAAATTTGTCAGTAATTTATGTGGTTATGTGATTTGCCTCTTCTACACGCAATAAATGATGTAGTAGGTTGTAGTAGTAGGTTCAGATGTTTACGTCTTGGGGCCCCATAAGTTAGGTTTTCCAGCATCCTGtaggagaagggggggggggcttcctGTTTGAACCTCAGATGGGTGACTGGGAACGTAAAGCCATTAGATGGTGCAGTTGTGGGGATGAGAGAGGGGGGCAGCAGCCTGTGCGCTGACGTCAATAAAAACAGTCATTTCCAACCAGTCTGCGCATTGACCGACCGTTCAAAAACATTACGCACAGCGCCGCGGCCGGACCGCGCTCCTCGACTGAAAATAGCCTAacccccccctctttttttttttttacccccccacGCAGATGCTTGGAGAGCGGACGCAGTGCGGATGATCCCACCGGTGCAGGTTTTTAACCGTTCGATGTTGTGTGGACCATTTCTGGGTGTTGCGCGCATCATCGCTGTCATGTCTCATCTTTCCCATTCCCCGGGTCAGCTGTGCCGCCGCTGCCCATCTCGTCTCCGTCCATGTCACCCCGTCTTCACCCcccccgctccccctcccccccaaacaTGCTCGCTTGTGGACATTGAATGAATAGAAATAGCGATCAGATTCTCGAGGCTCGTCGTAGATTTGAGACGAGCGTCGAGGCGCGTCTGCTGATCGCCGCACATACATCATCTCATCTCCAGCAGCTGAGCGCCGTAACAAAGACGCTTTTATCAcaccaccccccctccctctttGCTGATAACTTTTATTGtcggtttttttttaaaatagcggtgtttgtgggaaaaaaaaaataatccttgaTGCGTCTTGGATTTCTGCTTCAACCGTCTTTTCGTCTCCATAACCCCACAGATGGGGGCGCGCTGAGACCTACACAGTTGGAGCCTCGCATTTTTCTCCATCACGTCGAGCCTGTGATCCCAAAACCCAGCATCTCACGTCACCTCATCAAATGAAAGCTTTTGTGTccatctttattattattattattattattgccagCCTTCGACGATTGAACGGCGTTGACACCGCTCGCCTCTTTGGTTTGAATCGCAGGTGGAAGAGGAGCATCTCGCAGGAGGATCGGTCACCACCACCCTGCTCTACGCTTTTAGCCTCTTTACGGTGCTGCCTTGTCTAATCATGTTCAAGCAGCATTGTACAGGGCTATGACAGCATAGAGAGCTTTGCTTCGTTCCCTTCGCTAAATCCCAGAATTGGTGCCAACCAGAGCCGGCCAGAGGAATACGCAAATTAAGCCACCGCTCAGGGCAGCCCAGACCTTTGGGCTTTGATTCTTAGAAATCTcaatttgtgtaaaaagaatGACCCCCTCCTTATTGAGTGATCATTtatcagtgattttttttttctgtgtggaaTGAATTATTTATGATAACGCCTCGTTTTATGCATCCATCGAATGAATGTCATTAATTCCTTCCCCTGTCCTCAAATAACACCAGGATCGCGTATTTAGGTTAAAAGAGTAGCAGCTATAAAATTTcaagtctttgtgttttttagcaTTTAAATACACGACATCTGTGCCCCAACTGTattaggtttgtttttttagtagtTGAGATGAAACCTATATTAAAATTTTCATCTTACCAAAAAGTATAactgtttatttaataaactgtttcaTTCTCTTTTGGTTCTAGTGTGCCATCGGTGGCGGTTCTTGCATGAATGGCTCCTCGGGGCCAGGCGTGCTGCACTTTGTGGGGCGGGATAGAATTAAACGCAGCTCCGTTCGAAGCAGTATGCAAGGCGCCCAAATCAAATGAACATTtataaaagtgaataaaaactgaatccAGGGTATggaatcatttttttatttttatttttaatctggtGCTTTTTGTGACCCCTTTTCTCATGCCGCCCTGGATAACTGCCCATTTTGCCCACATCAAAAATTGCTTTGTGCCCCGAGATTTTGGACCCCATCTGGCCACTCCATGAAAAACCTTATGGTTATGTGACTCCAATAAATAACATCGACCAGTTAGAGGTCACTCAgtattattttgtcacaatgGCTAATAATCCGCCCTATTTTATTAGAAACAACTGGCCTCATCAGAGACCAGAACCAAAATATTTTGAGTACAGGGCGTAGTGCAACACTTTTCATGAAATATCACCTTAAATTATATGTGGGactttgtgtgattttgttatGATTTTatgcataattaataaaaaaatttaaaatgattgaGTACGTGGGTGTGGGTTTGTGTAATGGTAAATTGACCTGGAGCCTTAAATCTATGATGatttaaaaatcttaaataatgttttggattgaaattttaatttgtttaagaCTTGAACTGATGCAATTATAGCTGTCCTAGTTGTACCTCTTTATATTTTGACAGTGAATATTCATAATTTCATGGTTCTTTATCCCTTCTGCTGCTTATCCCTGTACGGAGCTCCTATTATATGTATactgtaaatgttcacaagCTGCTACTTTTCTGAACATGCTTTTATGCACAACTGATTAAACTTGACTTCTTAACTCTCATTGTCTGTGTTTAAACCTTGCACTTCAGACACACCTGCCTGGCCAAATGTGTGAGTTAGAAAAATAACCTGACCTGCATGGTTGCCTTTTcagacattattttaaaaaatctcaaaaCCAGAATTGCGTCATCAGGCAGCACCCTTGAATCTCGCTCTCATTTTATTCATGGACTGCTACCGGGATCGCTGAATGCTCATCAACAAATGGACAGGTCAAGGCTGCAGTCTGAGTCTCATGATGCACATTTTTCCAGCACCTAAACTTAGCTCCATCAACTGTGTAATATTGtgcggagaaaaaaaaggtcttcTATTCTTCCTTCTTATATTACGCTATATTTTGCTTCCCATGATCCAGTAATTCTTGCAATCTTTTAAAGTAACCTTGATCAGGCTTCTTAGGGTCTTTCAGAACTTTTATCAGgctttttggtttctttttaatTCATCATTTTAACCTATAAACCGCTGTTTTCAGATAAATACATTTGCTTGTTTAGTAACCTAACAGGCAACACAGTTGATAGCAGTGTTGCCTAGCAGCAACagggtcctgggttcaaatacAAGCCTGAGGTTTTTCCGCGTGGAGTTTGCGTGTTCTAATGTGCAGAGTGGGTTCCTGCCGTGGTCCAAACACGACGATTAGGGTCTCTGGTCTCTCTAAGTTGCCCTTTGGTGGGAGTGTGTGTCTCtgcgatggactgccgacctgtcgtTGGCGCACCCCGCCTGCTGGACTGCTGGAGGTTGGATATTCGTGGAAAGTTGTGTGGAAGGAAAACCACGAGCGCAGGGAGAAGGGATAACTACAGCCTTTAGAGGATTGTGAGGCAAAGGTTATTCAAGAAGGCGTGGCCTGCAGGTGGAGTTAGAGCTTCAGGAGCCATCACACACAGACATGTTGTAAACACGGCCTCCAACCCCTTGTTAAGATACTTTGGATTAAGGAGATGTCAGAAGGGcgagtagaagaaaaaaaaaaagaatgacccGTTGATCAGTGGTCCAAAGGCCTCTTTTCACAACAGTAAATTTGGCATTTCATTTAGGAATCAAATCTGGAAGACGAGTGCAGAGCCACAGAAACCAAGTTGTTTCTTATCTGCAGGTGTTTTGCTTTACTGAGTTTCATCAACTCTGAAGCCTGTGATGTCTGCCAGGAAACTTCAGAGCACTTCAGCAAACTGGTCTGACACAAACCCTACGCAGAATCTATTGGGTATTGTCAGAAGGAGGAAAAGAGACGTGAGAGCCAGCACTGCAGTCATGGTAAAGGCCGCCATCAAAGCGGCCTACATATCTACACATGTACGTTTCAGTAGGCCCtcatttttctattaaaaacccttttttaccGTCTTACATATATTATCTCTAAAACTTAATTTGTGGTTTTCCTTTCCTGTAAGtcaaaattatcaaaataaacagaaattgaAAACCAGATATACTTCagtgtgtgtgtaatgaatcaatAAGAAGTATAAGGTTCAtatttaacattaacattaacattaaacattaaattactgcaataaataaacttttcagtgATTTCCCATTAATTTCAGATGCACCTGTAATGACTCCGGCAGTGCAGATTATTTACGGGGCTCGTATGCTGCTTCTTTGATGGTAAACATAGCATCAGCAAATATTCGGGGGGCTTTGAATGTTACTGTTCAGGGTTTAAGCTTAAATTGATCTTTGTGCTTCCCTGGGAGCAAAGTTCCAGCTTGTTGCCTTCGACTGTCTGAAAGCTGAGCCCTCGACTTTCGCTCTTCGTCCTGAGTGTCTGTTATCCAACCGCGTCCGATATAGGATTAGTGACGAGAGATTTGTTAATTACGGCGCCTCCTGACTAACAGGCTTATGTTTCCCAGAGGGCGAGCTAGTGCCATGACCCATCAGTGgatgtttaatgttttaaacaaatcaaataCTGATATGGAAAACCTGAGACAACCACAAGgtttacagatttttatttaaaaaaatcccgTTTACAGAATGAGAATGGCCGTGGAGAAACGCAGTATTCCTGCTGGGGTGCGGTTGAGGTCCATTTCAGGTCGCTGTTTGTGGTCCTGAAGCGGGATGTTTGGTCCAGGCACACGACGCCCTCACTGGCTGCAGCTCGCACAGGGCTGCAGGCCGTTCTCGTTGCAGGAAGTGCACTTTAGGGCTTTGAAGGAGTCCGTGAAGCAGTTGCGAAACACGGACATCTTGCTGCCATGGCACATTGAGCATGGGATGAAGGCGAAGCCTCCGCAGGTCTGGCACGTCTGGGGAAGCTGTACCCTCTGGCATATAgagaaaatgtagtttttagTTTCAGGATGTTGGCTTGATAAACCAGCAGTATGTTGCATGTGCAAATAAAGGTCTgagtttaaataaatagaacCAACTATTTAACAAAATACTTAGACTTAATATTTCAAAGGCAAATAAAAGTGTGTCCAAAAAGGTAGAGAAATCTGATAATGAAGACTTTTTGTTTAATATAGAAACTGAAGAGTTAAAAAAGGGGCTTTTTGCAGGCCATCGCAATTTCCTTCAATGCTCCTGGTATGTAAATTCAAGCAGATTTTGTAAACTAAACTCCTGTCAGATTGTCTGAGTTTCATGTTTAGTAacgcacacactgcaaaaacggaactaaaaataagtaaaaggttcttaaaatgagtgtagttttccttgatttgagcaggtaaataagatgatctgccaatagaataagatttttgcacttaaaataggaacaactcatctccatcatcttatttcaagtgcatccatccatccatccattttctgatccgctttatccctcacggggtcgcggggtgctggtgcctatctccagcattctatttcaagtgcagtttatctaattatcttattttagaggtaaaaatactcgttcccttggcagataatcttatttacctactcaaatctaggacaaaaacaaaaattttaagaacattttacttatttttagatccgtttttgtaGTGCAGTTGTCACACCCTGtaaaccttttcacatgttgtcacacagcatccataaactgtttattgcattttatttggatttcatgtgatagaccaacacaaagtacagcatcattttgaagtttttaacttttttgccGCCCTGagacaaaatgtgtttgttttccagTTGAATTGTTCGGGATAAATATCCAgttgaatacaaaaaaatatatatatctaaaatgatttattaaagtCTAATTCTTTTCTGTCACAAAAATCTTGTGCACACTTTTTATATCAAATGCACGTGTGGTTAGAAAGCTAGCACTTCGCCTCACTTTGAACGCACCATGCCGCCTGTCAGTACAGATGGTGGCAGTATCATCCTGTGGGGCAATGCTTTCCTTTGACAGACACGGTAGGTGGAGCTAAATACCCTGGATTAaaatctgttagaggctgcaaaatacTTCAGACTGGGTTCTCATCTTCGCTCCTTCAAATCTGACTGATCTTGAGCTACGTTGTTAAAACGACAGACAAAAAGTCtttaaatgtttagaagaaacAGTAAAGACATGCAGCTGTAATTAAAGCAAAAGgcttaaacaatttaaaaaccaAATATCCTTTTCCTCCACATCACAACTATGAACCgctttatgtttgtttgtcacataaaatccaaaaatacctttttttttttattacatttacagCTGCCATGTGACAGAATGAGAAGAGCATTGAAAGGCAttcattatttcttttcttgCGTCGgcttaacatttaaagaaaaaaaaacagggtacACTGCGATCCTTTCCTCAGCCACTACACAGACAACAAGAGAGTTTCCCAAAATGTCAGCCTCCTATTGTCTAACAGCATTAACATTCATAATAGTTTTGCATTCACAAACATGCATTCTCCAGTGTTGTTGGACAGTTTTAGGGTAATTTGTGCATGCGTGACCTTTCaggacgccccccccccctctctaaTGAACCTTGCAGGCGTGGGTACTAAAACACTATAACCTAAATGTCATTGTAGAGCTTTGGATCcagcttatttttttctagttttggAGGGAATCTGAAGTCCAAATCAAAGGAAGGATGAGAAATGCCAGCTACTGCTACGGGGGAAACAGAGTTATATTGGTGTGCTTGTCATTTTTAGCCAGTCTGACCATGATTTATTGATGACACAGTGAGAGGAGCTGACTGTTCCTGTTCACTCTGTTCACCTTAATGCCTTGGGGCTTAGAAATATTGCAAGGTGTAATGATTAGGCCAATAAATCTGAAAGGGAACAAgtgaattatttattgtttgcgTGGATCAAGCTAAGAGGCTGACGGAGACACATTTGGCCAAAACCCCAACCTCGATTTTCGTAAGCAGGTCTTGCAGATCTCCTGATTCGTTCATGCCGAGTATTTTCTCAGCCCCCTGCAACACAGGTTACAAACCATCATGAGAATAGAAGCACGACCAATGTCACCGTCCACGGGTGCCGCTACGAAACCACGTGTGCGACTGACCCCGAGGAAGTGTCCGTCGATGAACACGACCGGCAGCGAGGGAGCTTCGGCCACGCGTCTGCAGcgctcctccagctccttcccGTACTCGCTGTCCAGGGCGATGTTCTTCTCCACGAACTTCACCCTGTGGTTCTGGAAGATCTTCCTCACCAGCTCGCAGCGCTCGAAAGTCGTCCTCACCACCCGGAAACTGGTGGTGTAGATGACTATGCGGCCAAACTCCAGGGGCACATGCATCTGGCCAAACACAGAAATTTAAGAACGGGAGGTTTCAATAGTAAACTTGAATTAATCAAACTGATTCGAAGTTGAATCAAATGATCTGGAATTCAACAGGGGACAACATGCAGTGCAGTTCGATATGTTTTAGGAAGCAGGGGAAGACTTCATCTGCATAAAGGCAATAGAGAACTTGCTTAGGGCACGTCATATTGTATTGGCGCTCTTtttacgccccccccccccccacccccaccccccaatgTCGCCCTGGGTAATTGCCAGCGTGTTTCTAATCTAGAAACAGAGTTGTTCAGATCTGAAGTCATGTTTTTAAAGACAGAACCAAATGATGCTCTTCATATCAGAAGTATTTAACGTCACATCAAAACCATTTAGAGTAAATCAAACCCTTAAAGCAGcctttttatcattctcttccttttatctcttctttctttcacctcttctttctctttttttttctcttcttgtttttcttttactctcctactttcccattgtagtgtccatatcatttgaaattctccctgcaggaatcacaataaagctatttacacggacaaatcaagcggagcattatggcgaaagctgtttgctccacttgtgaaagtaatatctgtcgagctctatgtggcattaagatatcaattcttattgccacattgctagacaggacactgggggaaaaaaaaaaaaaaaaaaaaaaagagaaagcagCCTTTTGTGACACACAGAGACTAAACAATGGGTCAGTTATTGTAGTTGTGATTCTGATATTTTCCTTAAAAtaacagctgaaaccagatatttatgTAATCTATATAAAATCTATATGAACACACAGTACTCTAAATTAAACCTTTGCTGTTGTAGGTGGGTTAGGATTGCCCAAATCATCGATATTTGCTTAATTCCTCAAGAATGAgagaaatatttgtgtttttatcttt is a window encoding:
- the grxcr1a gene encoding glutaredoxin domain-containing cysteine-rich protein 1, producing MEGTAATAGQEKPQRRVRFRVASGNSGRVLKEMFKDEGPSDSLDSDCTSSSDAERASTPSTTGDVHGNPYGYLGSEPDDSGSEPDELLLYAGATKDWMFTTKRVNILSKNGTVRGVKHKVSAGQALFENLPNGMHVPLEFGRIVIYTTSFRVVRTTFERCELVRKIFQNHRVKFVEKNIALDSEYGKELEERCRRVAEAPSLPVVFIDGHFLGGAEKILGMNESGDLQDLLTKIERVQLPQTCQTCGGFAFIPCSMCHGSKMSVFRNCFTDSFKALKCTSCNENGLQPCASCSQ